A segment of the Aureliella helgolandensis genome:
CGGCTGTGCGTGGCGGTCGAGTGCCTCGCTGCTAAACAAATCACCACTGAGCAGATCACCCTCGAGTAAGGCGTCTACCGCTTGTCGCGTGGATTGGCCCTCCGACAGATGGGCCGCTCCGAGCACTTGCTGCATCGCTGCAGGGTAGGCACGCAACATTTCTCGAGCGGTTGGAGCTGCAGGGGCAGGCAAGGAGACGATGCGCGGCTGAGGGGTGGAATTCTCCGGCTCGACCACGGGGTTCGCGGGGCTGTTTTCCGCCGAGCTGGGGAGTTGCAGCCACTCTCCGCTGACGGGCTTGGTAGCAACTTGGACTTGGAAGGATGACTTTGATGTGGGCGTGCCAGGAAGCGTGCTGCCGCTAACCGTGCTGTCGGCAGGAGTTACGGCTAGGCCGACGCAAGTCCCTAGCCCCATCATGAATAGCCCGCTGAAAACCCCCAAAGCTCGGTAGGGAAGCGGCCGATTCGCACTGCGCATGCCAGCAGAGAAGCGTCGGATTTGGACTGGCTTACGCGTCCGTCGAGCAGCCATGCTCATTCCTCAAATACATCGAACAGGGAGTTCACGAAGATCCACATGGGACTGATATCGGCTCGCAAATTCGTTCAGACCAGATCAGAGATTACAACCATCCAACCCGCCTCAATCGCTCCATTTCTCCCAGACGTCCTATTGCCCTCACTCGGCAGAATTATTTGGTACTCGATTGAAAATAGGAATCAAGAAGGCGGCCGCCCCTTGCAGGTGTACTAGGTTATTAAAGCGAATCCTCTCATAAGTTGGAGCAAGAGCATGACGCACACTATCGAAGAGAAGCCCCCCTTTCGGTGCGCGATAGCTAAGCAGTATTCGGCTGCACAGCTAAAAATTAGCGGTAAAAAGTACAACATCTGCGTTCTGTCGATGACTTGCGACATGTACACGGTCAAGTTGCCGACCTGGCTGCTTGCCCGACTCGATCGAGCCCGTACTGCCGAACTTCTATTCCGCAGCGAGCATTGGGTTGTTCGCAAGGAGAAGATGATCGAATCGGACAGCAAGAGTTGTCAGATAAGCCTAAGGCGAATGCAGGACTTGGCTTGCAATCTACCGGGAGGGGTCCCGCGTCGAGCGCGTGCTAGTGGCGAGAAGGATTCTAAGATTTTGTTGTGGTTAACACTCGCCTTTGTCATTGCATGTTTCGTTACCCCGGGAATGTCAGATACCTTGGGGACGCGAGAAGCGTTGCGAAATGGTTCCCAAGCGATCCAGCAGCTGTTGGGAATTTCGATTTATTAGCCTCTTTTGAGGTTGGGCTGTTGGCACTTTGGTACCGGCAGTTAAGAATGGGGACGCTGCCGGCGTTCCCTGGTGGCCCAGTGCCACGAGCCGACCGACTCTGTGCAGTCGCAATCCTCACGCGAGTGGCCTCCTAGGACATTTCACGTGAGCCATTGGATGAGTGACATCGACCTTAAAGACTATATCCGCGACATTCCCGACTTCCCCAAGCCGGGCATTCTCTTTCGCGACATCACCCCCGTCCTATCCAGTCCCGCCGCCTTTCAGGCATGCATTGACAGACTGGCTGAACGCTACGCCGATCGGAAGATCGACGCGATTGTGGCAGCCGAGGCGCGAGGATTTATCTTCGGCGCGCCGCTCGCGCTCAAAATTGGGGCTGCGTTCGTTCCAGTTCGCAAGCCGGGAAAGCTGCCGAGCAAGACCCACAGCCATGTTTACGACCTTGAATACGGATCGGACACACTCGAAATCCACTCGGACGCCGTGTTGCCTGGCCAACGGGTCTTAATTGTGGATGACCTACTTGCCACCGGTGGTACAGTAGAGGCGTGCTTGAAACTGCTTGAGCATTTTTCGGTTGAGATAGTGGAATGCGCCTTTTGCATTCACCTACGTGGCCTAGAGGGTGAGAAGAAGCTAGCTCCCCACTCGGTCTACAGCCTTGTCGAGTACTGAGTAGCATAAAGGCTCCTATGGCGGACGACGAAACTGCTGAGCACCGGCCGGAAGAAACTTCGTACGAACCGGTTCCCGTCGAGGCAACAGAGGCTCTTGAGTCTCAGTTGGAGACCGGATCGAGCGTGCCCAATCCCTCCGAGCTACCCGAGGGAACTTCGTTTGGATTTCGCCGCGCCGCCGAAAAAGTGCGTTCCTTCCCACAGACCCCCGGGGTCTATTTGATGAAGGACGAGGCTGGCCGGGTAATCTATATCGGCAAAGCCAAGAATCTGCGTAGTCGGGCGGGAAGCTACTTTCTGAAAGCCGCCCGCCAGGAACAGCGTACCGCTACCTGGATCGATGAAATTTGCGACATCGACTTTCTGCCCTGTGAGAGTGAGGTGGATGCGCTGCTGGCCGAAAGCCGGCTGATCAAGGATGTGCAGCCCAAGCACAACAAAGACCTGAAGGACGATAAGAGTTTTCCGTATCTAATGATTACCACGCGAGAGGATTTCCCGCGTGTTGAGTTGACGCGCACGCCACCGACCAGCGGAGTCAAGCTCTACGGCCCATTTGCCAGTGCTGGAGCGCTGCGTGGAGCCATTCAGGTCTTGCAGCGCATCTTCAAATTTCGCACATGCTCCTTGGACATTACTGCGGAGGATCCGGCCTGGAAGTGGTTTCGGCCCTGTTTACTCGCCTCGATCAAGCAATGCACCGCACCTTGCAATTTGCGGATCTCGAAAGAGGACTATCGACTCGACATCAAACGCTTGCAGACATTTCTCGAAGGTGGAAAAACTCGCTTGCTGGGGCAATTGAAGAAGGAGATGCAAGTCGCTTCCAAGGAGTTGCAATTTGAGAAAGCTGCCCGGCTGCGCGATGAGATCACCATGCTCGAGAAGCTGGATGAACGCGGAGAATTGGATACTCACGTCCAGCCAGAAGTCTTTTACATCGATCCTAAGAAAGGGATGCTGGGGCTCCAAAAAGTGCTCAAGCTGCAGACTCCTCCACGCATTATCGAGGGGGTCGACATCGCTCACTTAAGTGGCAAGGAGACCGTGGCAAGTCTTGTCCAGTTCATCGACGGGCTGCCCAACAAGCCGGGGTATCGCCGCTACCGCATCAAGGATGTCAAGGGCGTCGATGACTTTCGCAGCATTCATGAAGTGGTTTCACGACGCTTTCGAAGCCTGCACGATCGTTCCGAGGCCTTTCCCGATCTGTTACTGATCGATGGAGGTAAGGGACAACTCAACGCCGCCTTGGCTGCCTTCCGGGATCAAGGGATTACACCACCCCCTCTGTTGTCTCTAGCCAAGCGTGAGGAAGAGATTTTCCTTCCGGGAGAATCCGAGTCGCTGCGTCTGAGTCGTCATGCGTTCGCTCTACGACTGCTGCAATATGTTCGCGATGAGGCGCATCGATTCGCGCAACATTACCACCATATCCTGCGAAGCAAGAATCAGTTTGATAGCTAGTAACCTCTGTGAGAGGGAACCAGCGTGACCTTACTCGACAAGGTAAACGTCGTTCGCCGGAGGGAATGGTGCACTGGGGGAGATTCTCAGGCCCAACAGATTCACGACACGCATGGTTCCTGACACAAAGGCGGCATCGATGTCCCCCTTGCCTGCAATCAAGGTATGGCCCCACTTGGCATAGACGCGGCCTTCCAGGTACCCGCCACCCAGCAGATCTTCCTGGACCAGAACGATTGGGCGTCGGTCATGGCGACGCTGAAAGATCGTCATACCGTCAAACGGACTGCCTGGCGAATTGAGCGGGCTGATGCGCGTGCCCAACAATCCCAACGTAATGATGGCGCTAGGGATCTGACTCGCCAATACGCTTGGCGGTGGATTGGTGCTTGAGTCACTCGCATCAGGCATGCCGCTGCTAGCGCTGTAACTCGCGGAATCGGTTAAGTAGAACATCACCCCTCGTGCGTCCACGTTGGCCAGGCCCGAGATCAACAAACCATGGCCGGTCACCGGATGTTGTCCGCGTATCACGTAGATTCCCGGCTCAAAGGTAACCCGGCCCGTCACGATATTGATCCAGTCGTAGACTCCCGGCGAAAGAACGATCGGGGGCGTGAGCAAGGGCAAGGCAATAACGATATTTTTAGTGCCACGGTACACATTGGAAACATTGGTTGGATCAATCGCGACCGTGGGGACTGGTAGATCCCTTAGCGGATCGGGTACTGGCAAGCGATTGGCTTGCAGCGGTGATTTACCGCCACCATCAAGCTGATGATAGAGAGCAAGATCGTCGACACCACCGACCGATCGAATCTCGGGTGCGTGTAAATGAGATAAGCCGAGCAGGGGAGTGCACGAGATGGAATGCGTAAGTAGCGGGCCGTCCACTCCTACGCTTTCCCCAAATTCATCCTCTCCGCTCCATTGCGTGTTGACTTGCACAGCACCATCGACCATCACCGGTCCCACGCCCAAGGCTTCCAAGCCACCCAACAGACTGTGCAGAGGTGGAAGTAAGACGGGCAACCCCAATATGGAGAAGGGATCCGGGGATGGATCTAAAACGACGAGTGCCGCGTCAATGTTGCTCGGTTCGAAGCCGGCCACGGAACGACTGCTGACGGTATTGCTGTGCGAGACGTTGAGAAGGTGGATGAGGTGGGTTGTAACCGATTGTTCAAGCTGAACTTCGACGAAATGAGAGTCGCCTGTATACTCGCCTGAGGTCGGTGGTGAGGCGATACTCGAAACGGCTAGCGTCATGGAGTTCAAGCTGCCAATCACATTTTCTGCGACTAATCGAGCGCTCGATAGATCCCCAGTCATTTGCAATTCGGCAGCCGCCGCCGTGGCAGCCGCATCGCAAACATCCTGAAGTCGTCGGGATTCAACCAACAGTTTTCCACCATCGAGCATTAGACCTGCTATGCCCAACATGAGTGGCAGAATCGCCACAAAGAAAACAGTAATTTGTCCTGCTCGCATTCGCCTATTCATCGTGTATCTCCAATTCATGCAGCCCCATAGAAACAAGGTACGTTCGATCTTACGCCGTACCAGCGATGTTCTCCTCAAGTCCTCTGTTTACGCCCTCTTCGATTTGTGCAGATCCCATGCTG
Coding sequences within it:
- a CDS encoding Tad domain-containing protein produces the protein MNRRMRAGQITVFFVAILPLMLGIAGLMLDGGKLLVESRRLQDVCDAAATAAAAELQMTGDLSSARLVAENVIGSLNSMTLAVSSIASPPTSGEYTGDSHFVEVQLEQSVTTHLIHLLNVSHSNTVSSRSVAGFEPSNIDAALVVLDPSPDPFSILGLPVLLPPLHSLLGGLEALGVGPVMVDGAVQVNTQWSGEDEFGESVGVDGPLLTHSISCTPLLGLSHLHAPEIRSVGGVDDLALYHQLDGGGKSPLQANRLPVPDPLRDLPVPTVAIDPTNVSNVYRGTKNIVIALPLLTPPIVLSPGVYDWINIVTGRVTFEPGIYVIRGQHPVTGHGLLISGLANVDARGVMFYLTDSASYSASSGMPDASDSSTNPPPSVLASQIPSAIITLGLLGTRISPLNSPGSPFDGMTIFQRRHDRRPIVLVQEDLLGGGYLEGRVYAKWGHTLIAGKGDIDAAFVSGTMRVVNLLGLRISPSAPFPPANDVYLVE
- a CDS encoding excinuclease ABC subunit UvrC → MADDETAEHRPEETSYEPVPVEATEALESQLETGSSVPNPSELPEGTSFGFRRAAEKVRSFPQTPGVYLMKDEAGRVIYIGKAKNLRSRAGSYFLKAARQEQRTATWIDEICDIDFLPCESEVDALLAESRLIKDVQPKHNKDLKDDKSFPYLMITTREDFPRVELTRTPPTSGVKLYGPFASAGALRGAIQVLQRIFKFRTCSLDITAEDPAWKWFRPCLLASIKQCTAPCNLRISKEDYRLDIKRLQTFLEGGKTRLLGQLKKEMQVASKELQFEKAARLRDEITMLEKLDERGELDTHVQPEVFYIDPKKGMLGLQKVLKLQTPPRIIEGVDIAHLSGKETVASLVQFIDGLPNKPGYRRYRIKDVKGVDDFRSIHEVVSRRFRSLHDRSEAFPDLLLIDGGKGQLNAALAAFRDQGITPPPLLSLAKREEEIFLPGESESLRLSRHAFALRLLQYVRDEAHRFAQHYHHILRSKNQFDS
- a CDS encoding adenine phosphoribosyltransferase, giving the protein MSDIDLKDYIRDIPDFPKPGILFRDITPVLSSPAAFQACIDRLAERYADRKIDAIVAAEARGFIFGAPLALKIGAAFVPVRKPGKLPSKTHSHVYDLEYGSDTLEIHSDAVLPGQRVLIVDDLLATGGTVEACLKLLEHFSVEIVECAFCIHLRGLEGEKKLAPHSVYSLVEY